In Acidianus brierleyi, one genomic interval encodes:
- a CDS encoding electron transfer flavoprotein subunit beta/FixA family protein codes for MNIVVGFKIVPDDTLVRASGEKLLLDVPLKISTYDKNAIEEGIELKEKFGGKVVGITVGNNDKKSIREALSMGIDEVISVSSRNLDVYGTAMAIVENIKNLNPDIIIFGEQTVDSGTSGVPGYVSELLNLPYISNVKSLKIEGKKVIADRGMVSYVETVESELPLIISVGGEINTPRIPTVRQIMESSKKPVKEVTFELEPKVKVIETKPLVVNRKKIIIEANMNEAVDKLLEKLKEDGVL; via the coding sequence ATGAACATTGTGGTGGGTTTTAAAATAGTCCCTGATGATACACTAGTTAGGGCATCCGGAGAAAAACTTCTTTTGGATGTTCCGTTAAAGATAAGTACATATGACAAAAATGCTATAGAAGAAGGTATAGAACTCAAAGAAAAATTTGGAGGAAAAGTGGTAGGGATAACTGTAGGAAATAACGATAAAAAATCAATTAGAGAAGCATTGTCAATGGGAATAGACGAGGTTATTTCAGTATCATCACGTAACTTAGACGTTTATGGAACTGCAATGGCCATAGTTGAAAATATAAAAAATTTGAATCCCGATATCATAATATTTGGAGAGCAAACAGTAGATAGTGGAACTTCTGGAGTTCCCGGCTATGTTTCAGAACTTCTTAACTTACCGTATATATCTAACGTAAAATCACTAAAAATTGAAGGTAAAAAGGTAATAGCTGATAGAGGAATGGTTAGCTACGTTGAAACAGTAGAAAGTGAGCTTCCTTTAATAATCTCCGTAGGAGGAGAAATAAATACTCCAAGAATACCTACTGTTAGACAAATTATGGAATCTTCAAAGAAACCCGTAAAAGAAGTTACCTTTGAATTAGAACCAAAAGTTAAGGTAATAGAAACTAAACCTTTAGTTGTTAATAGGAAAAAGATAATAATAGAAGCAAACATGAATGAGGCTGTAGACAAATTATTAGAAAAATTGAAGGAGGATGGTGTTTTATGA
- a CDS encoding electron transfer flavoprotein subunit alpha/FixB family protein: MKVVVFSESPPHYKMASAIAQSLNPDELIGISPQPFKFTTQLYVYEKPDEDGLVDFISNLHPDLLLTGSVRRDRVIASRVAGRLKAGYIPDAVNLKFDNKLTVNRTSYSGIGISQLESSLPAVVTIAGTQLQPKEIESKMEKIQLNQGRIKIVNVKPTTSGANLATAQIVIGVGRGIGSKENVKYAEELANAIGGVVGGSRPVAAELNWVSEDRQIGLSGLRIRPKLYIALGISGQPQHIAGIRDSKIIVAVNKDKNAPIIDNADYMIVGDAVEFCKVMTGKLKK; encoded by the coding sequence ATGAAAGTAGTAGTCTTTTCAGAGAGTCCACCTCATTATAAAATGGCTTCAGCAATAGCTCAGAGCCTTAACCCTGATGAGTTAATAGGAATTTCTCCTCAACCATTTAAATTTACAACTCAGCTTTACGTTTACGAAAAACCAGATGAGGACGGGTTGGTGGACTTCATATCAAATCTTCACCCTGACCTATTACTTACAGGAAGTGTAAGAAGAGATAGAGTAATAGCGTCAAGAGTGGCAGGAAGGTTAAAAGCTGGATACATACCAGACGCTGTTAACTTAAAATTTGATAATAAATTAACTGTCAACAGGACATCTTATAGTGGAATAGGAATTTCTCAACTTGAATCATCGTTACCAGCTGTTGTCACAATTGCTGGTACTCAGTTACAACCTAAGGAAATAGAAAGTAAAATGGAAAAAATACAATTAAATCAGGGAAGGATAAAAATAGTAAATGTCAAGCCTACTACTTCTGGAGCAAACTTAGCTACAGCTCAGATAGTAATAGGCGTAGGAAGAGGGATAGGATCAAAAGAAAACGTGAAATATGCTGAGGAATTAGCTAATGCTATAGGAGGAGTAGTAGGAGGAAGTAGACCTGTAGCAGCAGAATTAAATTGGGTATCTGAAGATAGACAAATAGGACTGTCTGGACTCAGAATAAGGCCAAAGCTTTACATAGCATTAGGAATATCTGGACAGCCACAACATATTGCTGGAATAAGAGATTCCAAGATAATAGTTGCAGTAAATAAAGATAAGAACGCACCTATAATTGATAACGCTGATTACATGATTGTTGGAGACGCAGTAGAATTCTGTAAAGTAATGACAGGAAAACTAAAGAAATAA
- a CDS encoding acyl-CoA synthetase produces the protein MKYQELKKEFSWNEALSYFKDNLLSFPKNSDTALVRFDMNYDKISYSFYELYNKSSRLAGFMQGLGVKKGDVISVLASKKAEQPIILLATWMIGAIYQPLFTAFGPLAIEIRTRDVKPKIIFAQEDQIQKLERFNLTIITFPGKTSNSLSFDDAISSEPIKNPNRPSLDDTAILIYTSGTTGKPKGALVSFRLLLNTYVYMKYGIGLKEDDVFWNPADPGWAYGLYYGLIGPLLFGKTIFFLDKPFDPEDTLKFLEDNKITNLAFAPTAYRIIAGKIRDPKKYNLKIRRASSAGEPLNPEIIKWFNTNYGITIKDHYGQSEVGMVVYNGWGYEAETKPGSMGLPAPGYEITTIDEVIAVNSKSEGFCFKGYLADEERTKNVFKGDWYLTGDMAKIDDEGYFWFIGRQDDVVKVSGYRVGPFEIESALITHPSVLETAVVPVDDPVRGHVFKAFVVLKQGYSPSDELAKELLDLVRENYSKHVHLHEIKFVDSLPKTESGKIQRFKLKTM, from the coding sequence ATGAAATATCAAGAGCTTAAAAAGGAATTTTCTTGGAACGAGGCATTAAGCTATTTTAAGGATAATTTGCTTTCATTTCCAAAAAATTCAGATACTGCGTTAGTAAGATTTGACATGAATTATGATAAAATATCTTATTCGTTTTATGAACTTTATAATAAAAGTAGTAGACTTGCAGGCTTTATGCAAGGATTGGGCGTTAAAAAAGGAGACGTTATATCAGTTTTAGCCTCTAAAAAAGCTGAACAGCCAATAATACTTTTAGCTACATGGATGATAGGAGCAATTTACCAACCACTTTTCACAGCGTTTGGACCATTAGCTATAGAAATTAGGACAAGGGATGTTAAACCTAAAATTATATTCGCACAAGAAGATCAAATTCAAAAACTCGAAAGATTTAATTTAACCATAATAACATTTCCTGGTAAAACTTCTAATTCATTAAGTTTTGATGATGCAATATCATCCGAACCAATAAAAAATCCTAATAGACCCTCTCTTGACGATACTGCTATTTTAATATATACTTCAGGAACTACTGGTAAACCTAAGGGCGCATTAGTTAGCTTTCGATTACTATTAAATACTTACGTATACATGAAATATGGTATAGGATTAAAAGAAGACGACGTTTTCTGGAATCCTGCAGACCCAGGCTGGGCATATGGATTATATTATGGTTTAATAGGTCCTTTACTTTTCGGTAAGACAATATTTTTCTTAGATAAACCTTTTGATCCAGAAGATACATTAAAATTTTTAGAAGATAATAAAATTACTAACCTAGCATTTGCCCCTACTGCATATAGGATAATAGCTGGAAAAATTAGAGATCCTAAAAAATATAACTTGAAAATAAGGAGAGCGAGTTCAGCTGGAGAACCCCTTAATCCAGAAATAATAAAATGGTTTAATACAAATTACGGAATTACTATAAAGGATCATTACGGTCAGTCTGAAGTAGGAATGGTAGTCTATAATGGTTGGGGTTATGAAGCAGAAACAAAACCTGGAAGTATGGGATTGCCAGCACCTGGCTATGAAATTACAACCATTGATGAAGTGATAGCAGTCAACTCTAAGAGTGAAGGGTTCTGTTTTAAAGGTTATCTAGCTGACGAAGAGAGAACTAAAAATGTCTTCAAGGGAGATTGGTATTTAACGGGGGATATGGCTAAAATCGATGATGAGGGATATTTCTGGTTTATAGGAAGACAAGACGACGTAGTTAAAGTTTCAGGATACAGAGTAGGCCCATTTGAAATAGAAAGCGCATTAATAACTCATCCTTCAGTTTTAGAAACAGCAGTAGTTCCCGTAGATGATCCAGTAAGAGGACATGTATTTAAAGCATTTGTAGTACTTAAACAAGGATATTCTCCAAGTGATGAACTAGCTAAAGAATTGCTTGATTTAGTTAGAGAAAACTATTCTAAGCACGTTCATTTGCACGAAATAAAATTCGTAGATTCCTTACCTAAGACAGAAAGCGGAAAAATTCAGAGATTTAAGTTAAAGACCATGTAA
- a CDS encoding beta-class carbonic anhydrase, whose protein sequence is MVSEYIDSELKRLEDYALRRVKGIPNNRRLWVLTCMDERVHIEQALGIQPDDAHIYRNAGGIVTDDAIRSASLTTNFFGTKEIIVVTHTDCGMLRFTGEEVAKYFESKGIKPTQIQLDPLLPAFRISSEEDFIKWFKFYEDLGVKSPDEMALKGVEILRNHPLIPKDIRITGYVYEVETHRLRKPNQFIYNETSKFEHGTVVKE, encoded by the coding sequence ATGGTATCGGAATATATAGATTCGGAACTAAAAAGACTCGAAGATTATGCCTTAAGAAGAGTTAAAGGAATTCCAAATAATAGAAGGCTATGGGTTTTAACATGCATGGATGAGAGAGTTCATATTGAGCAGGCTTTAGGGATACAGCCAGACGATGCTCATATTTATAGGAACGCTGGCGGAATAGTAACAGATGATGCAATACGATCTGCTTCATTAACTACAAATTTCTTCGGTACAAAAGAGATAATTGTAGTTACACATACAGATTGCGGAATGTTAAGATTTACGGGAGAAGAAGTAGCTAAGTATTTTGAAAGTAAAGGTATAAAACCAACACAAATTCAACTGGATCCTTTATTACCAGCTTTTCGTATTTCATCTGAAGAAGATTTTATAAAATGGTTTAAGTTTTATGAGGATTTAGGCGTGAAGTCTCCTGATGAAATGGCACTTAAGGGCGTAGAGATTTTAAGAAATCATCCACTAATTCCTAAAGATATTAGAATAACTGGTTACGTATATGAGGTCGAAACTCATAGACTAAGGAAACCTAATCAGTTTATCTATAATGAAACCTCCAAATTTGAACATGGCACAGTAGTCAAGGAATAA
- a CDS encoding XdhC family protein translates to MSVCEIFPIIADYTSQGKRVILVTEYSNIPVRSVFVDGKLIIGNKKYEDLALEAEKRGNKIEVEKNGIKIVAEVIEPRPSLVLVGSGTIAKEIFKLATTMGFLVEVVAEDAKEEDFPDAKFFSNTLQVIEQLSSNSFVIVANEGGKPYDIPAAFLALKSKAKYVGFLSSQKRAAYTIAQLIKMGIPQEELRERFYGPMGLDLNAKTAEEIALSALSELVLIMRKGSGKHLRDVKDPYLLLKDAMDGKITDVCNFTPIKISEK, encoded by the coding sequence ATGTCAGTATGTGAAATATTCCCAATAATAGCCGATTACACGTCTCAAGGTAAAAGAGTTATATTAGTTACAGAATATTCCAATATTCCTGTAAGAAGTGTATTCGTCGATGGAAAACTAATAATTGGAAACAAGAAGTACGAAGATTTGGCGCTAGAGGCAGAAAAGAGAGGAAACAAAATAGAAGTGGAAAAGAATGGAATAAAAATAGTTGCAGAAGTAATTGAACCTAGACCTTCTCTGGTTCTCGTAGGTTCTGGTACAATAGCAAAAGAGATCTTTAAGTTAGCAACCACTATGGGTTTTCTTGTTGAAGTAGTAGCAGAAGACGCTAAAGAGGAAGATTTTCCAGATGCTAAATTCTTTTCAAATACACTTCAAGTTATTGAGCAATTATCCAGTAATTCCTTTGTAATAGTTGCTAATGAAGGAGGAAAACCATACGATATTCCTGCAGCATTTTTAGCTTTAAAATCCAAAGCCAAGTATGTAGGATTCCTTTCAAGTCAAAAAAGAGCCGCTTATACGATTGCGCAATTAATAAAGATGGGAATTCCTCAAGAAGAGCTTAGAGAAAGATTTTATGGCCCAATGGGTCTTGATCTAAACGCTAAGACTGCAGAAGAGATAGCTTTAAGCGCTCTATCAGAATTAGTTCTAATAATGAGGAAAGGTAGTGGTAAACATCTTAGGGATGTAAAAGATCCTTATTTACTATTAAAAGATGCTATGGATGGCAAAATAACAGACGTATGTAATTTTACTCCGATAAAAATAAGCGAAAAATAA
- a CDS encoding DUF3211 domain-containing protein has translation MLVEKDVRISHEWNAIIEILSDPYFTLPRLFPPIKKVNRNGESFECEGKFVGMRFTMRGNIYRSTDLITFIFSLRAGGGLGNGKLMINSESEVLKLIFSYEGWMNRFSKTFFMSKWFDNFAKNLNEEIRLERIRRKI, from the coding sequence ATGTTAGTAGAAAAAGACGTTCGTATTTCGCATGAATGGAACGCTATAATAGAAATTCTGTCAGATCCTTATTTCACTTTACCCAGATTATTTCCTCCAATAAAAAAGGTTAATAGAAATGGGGAATCATTCGAATGTGAAGGAAAGTTCGTTGGCATGCGTTTTACCATGAGAGGAAATATTTATAGAAGCACAGATTTGATAACATTTATCTTTAGCTTAAGAGCAGGCGGTGGATTAGGAAATGGAAAATTAATGATAAACTCAGAAAGCGAGGTTCTTAAGCTAATTTTTTCATATGAGGGTTGGATGAATAGATTTTCCAAAACATTCTTTATGTCAAAATGGTTTGATAATTTTGCAAAAAATTTGAATGAAGAAATTAGATTAGAAAGAATAAGAAGGAAGATATGA
- a CDS encoding STK_08120 family protein, whose amino-acid sequence MQAKVTISSPFEKDIILKLFSDQKFFFANFTPFTIINEESENVFYVYGEFYSLFSAFDVEARVRKYISSYVITYILIVQPGLIQGSYDNLIDRSFKGVSPKGNGKIVISMSQGSIEITIDYEGDKEKAIVNFIVKRMNKQIKNFDKIIQLERIKRHI is encoded by the coding sequence GTGCAAGCTAAAGTAACAATATCATCGCCATTTGAGAAGGATATAATCTTAAAATTATTTTCTGATCAAAAATTCTTCTTTGCGAATTTTACCCCATTTACTATAATTAATGAGGAGAGTGAAAATGTCTTTTATGTATATGGAGAATTTTATTCTCTATTTTCAGCCTTTGATGTAGAAGCTAGAGTAAGGAAGTATATTTCTAGCTACGTTATCACGTACATACTTATAGTTCAACCAGGACTAATTCAAGGTTCTTACGATAATCTAATAGATAGAAGTTTTAAAGGAGTCTCGCCTAAGGGTAATGGGAAAATAGTTATTTCAATGTCTCAAGGAAGTATAGAAATAACTATTGATTATGAAGGTGACAAAGAAAAAGCAATAGTTAATTTCATAGTAAAGAGAATGAATAAACAGATTAAAAATTTTGATAAAATTATACAATTAGAGAGAATAAAAAGGCACATATAA
- a CDS encoding DUF1641 domain-containing protein translates to MESIDKLLSKLDEKKMEEISQLIDLTPTLNDLLKKINELESSGTLDTVINSTYIIRTLRDMLNDDAIENFGLILSSLLNIGKEISKEDIFNNIQVIIDNSSAIAELSKKLKEMEKDGSFDAIVNASYSIKTIKDMLNDDAIETIGGTLSNSLELLKELNKNSSQVKQIIDKAPVLSDVLSRLDTMKNDGTLDTLINSAYAVKTFRDMLTDDALQNIATYTSNLLEIMRELDYGTLQSIKLSMKKLGTINNVLDKIEELNNTGALDAAMNMAYAAKTLKDMLNDDALTHISSYMSQFLEAYPKAMKFLNVALSDVPSRIIKAVTSEEVKKEVEYPPQVSLGNLIKLMADPTIQRGLGVLFVLVRAIGNEFK, encoded by the coding sequence ATGGAATCCATAGATAAACTTCTTTCAAAGTTAGACGAGAAAAAGATGGAAGAAATAAGCCAATTAATAGATCTAACTCCGACCCTTAATGATCTACTAAAAAAGATTAATGAGCTTGAAAGTAGCGGAACTCTGGATACAGTAATTAATTCAACTTACATAATAAGAACACTCAGGGATATGCTTAATGACGACGCAATAGAAAATTTTGGACTCATATTATCTTCATTATTAAACATTGGAAAGGAAATATCAAAAGAAGATATTTTCAATAATATTCAAGTAATAATAGATAATTCTAGTGCAATAGCAGAGTTAAGTAAGAAACTAAAAGAGATGGAAAAAGATGGTTCTTTTGACGCTATAGTAAACGCGTCATATTCCATAAAAACTATAAAAGATATGCTTAATGACGACGCAATAGAAACAATAGGAGGTACATTATCTAACTCTTTAGAGTTATTAAAAGAATTGAATAAGAATTCGTCTCAAGTTAAGCAAATAATAGACAAAGCACCAGTGCTCTCAGACGTTTTAAGTAGATTAGATACTATGAAGAATGATGGAACTTTAGATACTTTAATTAATTCTGCTTATGCTGTAAAGACATTTAGAGATATGTTAACTGACGATGCTTTACAGAATATAGCAACTTATACATCTAATTTATTAGAAATAATGAGAGAACTAGATTATGGTACTTTACAGTCAATAAAATTAAGCATGAAAAAATTGGGAACAATAAATAACGTATTGGATAAGATAGAAGAATTAAACAATACTGGAGCATTAGATGCTGCAATGAATATGGCATATGCAGCAAAAACACTAAAAGATATGTTAAACGATGACGCTTTAACTCATATTTCTTCATATATGTCTCAATTCTTAGAAGCTTATCCAAAAGCAATGAAGTTTCTGAATGTTGCCCTAAGCGATGTACCTAGTAGGATAATTAAGGCGGTAACATCTGAAGAAGTTAAAAAAGAAGTAGAATATCCACCTCAAGTTAGTTTAGGTAATTTGATCAAGCTAATGGCTGATCCAACTATACAGAGAGGTTTGGGCGTATTATTTGTTCTGGTTAGAGCCATAGGAAACGAGTTCAAATAA